In Lolium rigidum isolate FL_2022 chromosome 3, APGP_CSIRO_Lrig_0.1, whole genome shotgun sequence, the genomic window ggccagtaattttttttttaaatatacgaagtacagccgatgcactgacatcgactttagaactaaaaagccgatgcgtagccatcgactatagaggaacaactgtcacaagcaagtatcaggtcaccgtttgaattttggggctggccttgctggcgtttttggtacagaccgatgtgttgccatcggctctttgagcattgatttattttgataatcggaagaatcaagcatggaatccttcttcattgattaaaaggggattttttacagagaagagccgattgctcaggaaaggaagaacaaaagaagagcagattgctactactagtcctatgctagtagtccctaatctaagggccgtcgctgccctcgtcgtcgccgtcgtagccgccgtcggcgctgctgctagcgagctcctcgtcgctgctgccgtagccctcggcaggggcttcttcctcctcgtcgtcgtcgtcatcacccgacccggcgcggaagcgctttgccggcgggtactcgtcggaggaggtgtcgtcctcctcttcctcctcttcgtcggaggaggtgaagtcaccccaggagaagaggtcatcctcactctccgcctccagttccccgtcgatgaggaaccggaggtcgtcctccccgtcggtcaggggaaAATCATCATCTAACCCGACGGCGGTCAGGGGTGGGCCATCTgggacgaagtcgaagtcccagtccctctcatcccaatgctcgggagcgcgcctattgtatgcctccatctggttgtactccagcatcggctcgctcgaggaagaggactggaaggagagagccgatgaagcagaggaggaggaggagtccatggagcagaggagggctttccgatggctagtactgagcagggggatgaagaagcgagttgctcgacgcggttaaataaaaggggatatagtggagatttaatgctgtggcggtttccgaggacatggtgctAAAACCGTCAAATCATGCAgagagttgagaaggcaaggcatcatgatgaaaggatactgtgacggttctgctctgccacgacgtgaccctacgaagaaaaaacagagtggttttgaaattatcattgccaaaaccaggggggcatgtgttatcaccagaatttagccagggcaggagatgggccgtgatcgaagaagggcttagaggacatgcatatgatgggtctctgaatcggccttgtgcgagaatttgggctagattgcccgtgtatatgtatattatggtagatttagaattaagagataaagtttagtcgtacacagctaggtttattcctaagatagaaagtccacggactataaatatgtacctagggttattgagaaaggaggacgatcacgttcacgacaaaccaatctaggcgcatcgccaccccttgtttcgagggtttctcccgggtaagcaacatgctgcctagatcgcatcttgcgatctaggcagtatcagtttattcgttattggtgttgctcgtgctgaaacctttttgatggcgagcaacacccttattttggatgttttggggctggcgtcgatactttcatgacatgcttgtttagctacgctcccCCTCAatgtctagctgcccttacacctatcctaggtgtaagggcagcatcttgcttgttctttatttagtagatctgatccgttatagttgttccttgtacttcaaggattagtttgatatccgcatggttaggccttgcaaacgggttgaatgatccggtagtgcgtaaggtatggtttactaagtcctagagggattgttccggggatcgacctcgtgttggtttttaggcctctttaggactggtttttcatcatcttacgtatctgctaggctcaactacgcgtaggacgttccggttatgcggtgaaaaccctagactatcgtagattggtttaacttgatattgataaagcaagatccccatgtcattgtaaatccaacgtgaaccatggggcaatcggctctttgagccgatccacagggcaacctaagagccgatcggggctcgtatttaatgtttacgtgtttgccatgcaggaaactagtcgaagcaatccatcaccttcctgaccaggtataggtcaggtggcacgcccttgcatcagcagccgggacgtgtgccggagcattgcgggccgttgcccgagggaccaggatccaccaccagtcctgggagcctcccggctctccgtgttgcccgtcgctgctcgccggtgggttttggtaggcaacagctGCTCGCCACGTGTACGTATTTCATGTGCTGATTGCCTGCACCGCACCGCCGCTCGTCGAAATTAGTCTATATCGAAAAAATTCACTGGGAATTGACATAGACATGGTTGGAATTGGAGCAGACTGATAGGATGTTTGACGGTGCACAATTTTATCAAAGCAGCCAGAAATCGGCAACTGAAAGTACAGACGGCGACGTTGGAGGAGCGGTGACAAATCCGTTCAGTTTTAGGCATGTCGGTTTGTATTAACAGGGGTTGAGTGTGAATTTTTTCAAGCCCCTGAAAAAGTTCTTCAGGCCGAGCATCTATTTTGCGCCACTTTCGACCTGAACCCGTAAATCCACCGGAAAAGTACAGTTCCGGcatgatttacgggctctgttagagatgctctaagagactATGAAAATTTTGAATACAAATccgaatttggggctattttcacACAGGTGATCATCAGACTGCGAGACACATTGAACAAAACACGAGAAAAGATGGTGATAGTACTATGGCTATTCACAATAGTTGTAGCGAGAACAACGCAATTACATGCGCACACTGAACTGGCCAGAACTCTGATCTGATCAACCCCCAAGAGGGTATATGGGTATTACTAAGTTAAAACAAATCTCTGGAGAAAGTAGATCACGCTAACTGAACGCTTGTACGCACGTTTGACGTGTCATCAAACAAGCACTTcccaaaatatccgggccggcTCCCAGCGACAGCAACAACCTGCGAACAAGACAACTGGAGTGTGTTAGGACAAACCAGTTGGAGAAACGGATATAAGCACCGTAATATTTACTCCAGGATACAGGAGTATCACATTCAGACATCGCGTTGGAGGTTCAAACCGAACACATTCAGAAATTCTTCATTTATGGGTGGGCACATGGTTTGGTTTGTAGAGGATAGAGCAAAGAGAAGTCTTCCGTAATCTCGGAAGAAGTACGAATAGAAGAACTATCTTTCCTGACAACTGTGGTGCCGTGGTGCCCAATTGCTGAACTGTTATACGAACAACAACTTCAAACACAAGGCTACAATGTTGCAGATTATCTTTAACACATAATCCAAGACCCATTCAACAAATTTTTGGCTCATAGAAGACTACAAGTGTCGCAGGCTCAAAGCATTGCCGACCGGACTACTAAGCAAATGTGCAGCAGCATATAATGAAGAAAATTCTTGCCAGTTATTACACGTTTCATCTCTCCAAAATTACTGTTAGGAAAACAAAAAATAGTTCGGCTTCCATTAAAAAAACTTTTGGGGAATTTAGAGCAGGGAAGACCATGCTTGACCAAATGATttcaagcaaaggttgggggctcAGTTACCTGTACAACTAGGGTTCAAATTCAGCTTTCTCGCTTTCTTTCACATTTTATACCACCTCTGTCCCAATAActtgctcaactttttctaggTACGGATGTACTACACATTTAAAATATGTTACATGCAACTGTATCTAGAGAAACTTGAGCAACTTATTTGGGACGGGGGGAGTAAAATTTTAAAACTCAAACACCAAATAATAGGAGAGTGCAGAACAGCAGAAAGGAGCACAAAATGGCAGCAACCTAGCCAGGAGCGATGTAGCTCCAAGACATTATCAGGAAATTTGGTAGTAGGGACGTAGCATGAGACTGAAGCGTGTACTGCAAGCTGATGAAAGCATGCTTGAATTGTTTTCCAGACAAGGTAACCTAGCTGGTATGAAAGTGTATTACAATACACAGATGGATACATGCTGACACACTCTTGAGTTGCTTTTCCAAGTGAATTGTCATGGTATCGGTAAGCATATGTTAGATTATCAAGATAATAGCCAACTTATCTAGAAAGTGGTCCCAACTTATCTCTGAGTCACAACAAATTTCTCTGTTCAATAGAGAATTATAGATTAACCATTTTTACAATTGTAAAATATCATGCATATTCAGTTAGCCTTTTTGTGGAACACATGCATGGACTGTCGGAGGGGCTTACGCACGAGTCTCTCAGGATCTTTCTGAGGGGCTTATACTCCCTGAAGGCTCTGCATTCTTTATAATCCACGGGTGCTTCAATATATCGTCAAGAGAGATCCTCTTGCTTGAATCCTTCACTAGCAGCTGCATACAAAATTCACACTTTACATTTCACTACCTTTAAGAGTTATAAGTGCATAACCAAATCCACCAATATTTTCAGATGCTACCTTGCAAATGAGATCCTTGGCATCTGCAGATATGCAAGGAGTCGAAGGGAACAGCAAGTCCACTTTAACGATCCTGCTCAAAGTTCATGTTACAGGGAATGTACTAAAGGAAGATTGGACAAATCACAAACATTTTAGTCCTTACCTCATCAGGGTATCATTCTGTTCTGCAGCTTCAAAAGGTGGTGAGCCATATAAGAACTCATAGCACAGGATTCCTAATGTCCAGTTATCAACGGCATAATCGTGAGCCTTTTTCTCTACCATCTCTGGTGCCAGGTAATCGATTGTACCACATAGTGTGTGGCGTTTAGCATTTGATCTAACTGCCCATCCGAAATCAGCAATCTTAAGCCGGCCCTGTAAAATGGAAGTTAATTAAGGTTTTATAAAAAAAAGCTCAGCAACTTATGCGCAGAGACAGAGTTAAAGTATCCACAGCAATCAGCTTGCATATCGATGTGGACAGTGCAACCAAATTTGTTTTTTACTAGTTTCTTACACATATGGATGAAGACAGCGCAACTAATACAGTGTCTGTCAGAATTTGGTAATCTCTACTGAGAGAGAAGTAGCTCTTCAGTAATCTCGAGAAAGTTATACAGGACATGCATATACAAAGTAACCAGGTGTTCACAATCATATATAGTACACAAGTGCCGATAAGAATAATCATCTATGAGAACGAAGAGGCATGGGCAGAACTACTAACATGAAAATGTGTACTCTATGTGCATCACTGGACACTGTGTTCTAGTTTCCATTGGGAAGTCAAATTTTGCACAGCACTAATTTACGTGTAGTATATATGGTTCGTGGTCAATAGAGAGTCAAATGTTTAACATGAATATAGAGTAAGATACTGTTTATCTGCTATCGTCATCTCTTATAAAGccaattgaaatacacaagctaTGAGTGCAATCTCTAAAATTTCTCTACCATTGGATTGATCGCCAATGGTCATAAGTTTCCAACACAGTGATAAATAGTGCTTCACTCAGAATGTATAGCTCCTAGAATCTTCAACAAGTATCTTGATGTTTTGATAGTTTATGCTTGCAGAAAGATCAAGGCACGTAGGGTATATTGTCTCCTTTATTTTATCTCACAAGTAATTTTCAAATATCGGTTTGTATATATAACTATATATTTAAAAAGGTAAATGAACACAAAATAATGTATACATATCTATAAAACATATATATTAGTCGAGCAGAGCACCAGGTGGCACTAAAATTACTGCAGCAATGCGAGGATCCAATTATTATTATATCCATCCATAGGAAGGCATAACTTGCAGCAATGATGTTGTCGGATTTCATGTTAACATAAATGAAAGGCAGAAAAAATGCACAtaatagtacatcaagttcactTGCATATCTAAATATTGCGCCACATAAATGCTCAAATTATGAATTTTGTGCTGTAGCAGAGGTGCAGGAATTGCAATCAGAGGAACCAACCTCAATATCAAGGAGCAAATTTTCCGGCTTGATGTCCCTGTGAATTACCTGCTTTTTGTGACAGTATGCCAGAGCACCAGCAAGGCTTGCAACATACTAGAACCAAAGAAAACAAATTGGATCAACAGAAAATCAAGCGCAAAAAAGATAAGTAAGAAGATAAACAATATAGGTCCATCATGTATGACGACCTGATGTGCCAAGGAAGCACAAGCTCTTGACCTGAATTGCAGTACATCACAAACTGGGACAGGTAATGCTAAAGAAGACTGTTGTTTGGCGGATTCGTGTTTAGGAAGCCGAAAGATCTATTGTGACTCATGAGGTTGGTTTTGAGTTGTGTTTCTAAATATGATCAAGAGGCCTTGAGAAGATCTTCATCTTGTAGTGAGATACAGAGATCCATCAAACCCAAATGAAATGAATAGCTTATAGTACCAAAATTACAGTCGATCAGACAGTTTACTAATTTCAACATGGCATGACAAACCAACATGACCAAATACATAATCTTCTAGAACAACTACCAATACATATACTGAGGTACTAAGAGCTACTAGATGCTAGTACTCTTTCTACTGATCTTCCTCCTACATGACACGACTTCAATCGAAGTAATACTTACTTCATCAGTGAAATGTTAGAAAAGTCCCTTATATCAAATTGCAGGGTTTCTGTGGTGGTGTCAGAAGAACTCCACACGTTAATTGCAGGTTTAGATTTCAGATGCACAACAGACGGCACGCAGCTGGGGGTGGGAAGTAAAACACGGCAGGAAAGGGGGCTCACGGTGGCGGCAGTCCGCTCGGAGAAGTGGCCGACGCTGCGGAGGAGCTTGTAGAGCTCCCCGCGCGCGGCGTactcgaggacgaggacgactcgGTCGGCGTCGTGGAaccaggcgaagaggcggagcacGTTGGGGTGGTCGAGGCCGCGCTGGATCTCGATCTCCCGCCGCAGGTGCGCGTGGAACCGGTACTTCTCCAGCTTCCTCTTGAAGATCACCTTGAGCGCCACCACGTAGCCGCTCTGGACCGCCGCGGACCGGCGCGTTAGATTGATCGGAGGAGGTGGGGATTTTGGGGGGAGATCGGAGGTTTGGGGGCTAGGGTTTGCGCGGACCGACCTGCTTCTCCCGGCCGAGGTAGACCTTGCCGAACTTGCCCTCGCCGATGAACTTGCCGACCTCGAAGTCGGAGAGGCTCCACTGCGGCCGCTCCATCGGAGAAGAgaggaggagcgcggcggcggtggcggtgctggTGGCGAGAGGCGTTGGGAGTTTGAAATGGTGGTGTGTGGAACAGCGGAAGCGAACTGGTTGTGGACTGGTCTGTTCGAAAATAGACAGAGGATTGCGGCTCAGTTAAATTGGGCCAGATTCCGCAGACGAAACTAATCCTCAGGCCTGTTTTTACTCGAGCCCATTTGCGGACTTGTCCCTCAACAGTTCACTCGGGCTTCCTTACAGTTCTGCGGCCCAACCTAAATGTGTGCATGGGTCATGAGTGAGCAATGTTTTTTTTCTTAACAACAAAAGATAATAAGATGTGCACCCTATCAATTTTATTAAGCTCTGATTACTTTACTGGTCTTTTTTCTACAGAAGTTTATGACACTGACCCAGAACTTCTGAACAAGGTCAATCCTCGGGTAACTACTGAGATGAATGAGGCATTACAGCAACCTTTCTCTCCAGAGGATGTTAAGAAAGCTTTATTCTCTATTGGTGATATGAAGGCGCTTGGATCTGATGGCTTGCATgctatatttttaaaaaaatgttgGCACATCATTGGTGATGTTTTGACTCAAGAAGTATTGGACGCAATAAATAATAAGATGATCCCGGAGGGATGGAATGATACAGTAATAGTTCTGATTCCAAAAGTGGAGAGCCCTGAAACTATAACTCAGTATAGACCTATCAGCCTCTGCAATGTCTTGTACAAGGTAATATAAAAAATGATTGCTTTTCGCTTAAAATGGTTTCTTGATGAGATTATTTCACCGGTTCAAAGTGCTTTTGTCCCTGGTAGACTCATTACAGACAATATATTAGTGGCATATGAAAGTATCCACTACATAAAGAATAAGAAAGAAGGGAAGAATGGGTATTGTGCAGTCAAGCTCGATATGCATAAAGCGTATGACAGGGTGGAGTGGGGCTTTCTTGAGAATATGCTCATTAGATTGGGATTCCATCAAGATTTTGTCCAGCTTATTATGGCTTGTGTAAGTTCGGTGAAATATAAAGTAAGATACAAtgatcaagaaacacaagattttctTCCTACTAGAGGTTTGAGACAGGGGGACCCTCTATCTCCATATCTTTTCTTAATTTGTACAGAAGGATTATCAAGTTTACTGGCTCATAGTGAGGAGGTTCGTGGCATTGAAGGAGTAAGGGTGTGTAGAAATGCACCATCAGTTTCACATTTattatttgctgatgattccctGATCCTTATGAAGGCAAACAGAGTTAATGCAACCTCGTTGAGACAAGTGCTTGAGCATTATTGTGCAAATTCGGGACAGATGGTGAGTGAGGCTAAATGTAGTATATTTTTTAGTCCTAATGTTGATGTGCAAATTAAAGAGGAGATGTGTACAGAGCTGAATTTTATGACTGAAGCCCTATCTGACAGATATCTTGGTTTGCCTGCCATGGTGGGGATGAGAAGGAGTGATCATTTTATATATCTATTGGAAAGAGTGATCTCTATTCTGCAGGGTTGGAAGGAGAAATTGCTATCTATGGGAGCAAAAGAAATTTTGTTGAAGGCTATGATTCAATCAATACCGGTCTTTGCAATGAGGGTCTTTAAAATTCCGAAGAGTATATGTAAGGACATTACTGATGCTATGGCTGCT contains:
- the LOC124700587 gene encoding serine/threonine-protein kinase Aurora-3-like produces the protein MERPQWSLSDFEVGKFIGEGKFGKVYLGREKQSGYVVALKVIFKRKLEKYRFHAHLRREIEIQRGLDHPNVLRLFAWFHDADRVVLVLEYAARGELYKLLRSVGHFSERTAATYVASLAGALAYCHKKQVIHRDIKPENLLLDIEGRLKIADFGWAVRSNAKRHTLCGTIDYLAPEMVEKKAHDYAVDNWTLGILCYEFLYGSPPFEAAEQNDTLMRIVKVDLLFPSTPCISADAKDLICKLLVKDSSKRISLDDILKHPWIIKNAEPSGSISPSERS